Within the Chelonoidis abingdonii isolate Lonesome George chromosome 19, CheloAbing_2.0, whole genome shotgun sequence genome, the region CTGGACCTGGGGAGAGGGACAACCGAGGCTCTTACTCATGGCCTTGGCTGCAAGCACAcaagagggcagagctgggaatgggaacCAGTTCTGCTCTCCAGAGCAATCAGCCTGGCCCGGAGCCATTCTGCTTCCCccaggcagctctggggctgggccctgccccagtCAGAGGAtggaagggagctggggcaggctgaGACCCTGGAGTTGTCCCAGAGCTCCTAGCCCAGCCACCGCCAGTCCCTGCATGAGCCATGCCACTGGGCAGAATGGGAACtgctgctgtgggtgggggggtaGCCTGGAGTTGCCCTAGGATTGGGGGCAGCAAAGGTCCCAGGACCAGGGGGGGCTGATGGTGCCTGTTACTGAGGTTGCTCGGCCTTACCCCTCAGGAGGAGGTGAGCTGTGCAGGGGGCGGGTGCTGGAGGGTGGGCTTGGGACGAGAACAGGTGCTGAAACAGCAGTGTCTCCTCTGTGCCACTGCAGTATGTACCCGCAGTGGGGCTGAACCTATCACCTCGTGTCTCagagagaggggctgggctgccccagctgtgctcaggctccagcctgccaCCCACTTCACAAGCTCCCTATCCAGTCAGTGCggtgcccctccccagggcttGTGCATCTCACAAAGCCCATCTCACACCACCAATAGCACCTGGGTACATGTGCCATCACATGCAAATGCCACGCACAAGTGTCCTGGAGATGGCTTGGCAGAGCCAACTGTCCCGTCTCCCTGGCTAAATGGGCACTGGCCTGCCTGCCCCCGCTGCAACGCATCCCACAGCACTCACAAACCTGGCCACAACCACCCCTGCATACTGCCCCCACCATGGAGACCCACAATCACTGCCCTGGCTGCCAGACCGACAAACGGGTGGATGTGCCAAACCCCGGAACATCAACACAACAATCACAGCGTCAGCCACACActaacacccccccccacacaccaatcCACAAAGAACCCGACACACACAACAGTCCAGAAAACAGCTGCACCCCTGCAGGGCTGCCATCACCCAAAGACTTTCCTCCCCCTGCCAAGTCtggtagggcccaatcctgcactggGTGGGGGATGGATTTAATGACTGTTTCCAACATCTCTGGGTGTGGCCTTCCCCTAGGAGGCCCCACCGCCTCCCACCCAGAGAGAATGAGGCCTCAAGGGTTTAGCTGAAATACAAATAAccagtttatttaaaaagtgacaaTCACATAATTCATCCTGTGAAAAGATCTGTAGAGCGTCCGCTCGAGACTCGGCCACCGCAGTCCCGGCTGACGTCCAGGAGCGCCGGCTCCTGGGCTGGCGTGTGAAAAGCTGCACCGAGAGGCAGACACAGGTTTGATCcattgacaagaaaaaaaaaccaccgCTCTTGAGCCAGTCAAGAGCCAGCGGAGAGATTAACACTCacatcccagcagcagcaaagaaaaattCACTTAGCTGAGAAAAATCACTGAGGTACAGGCCATGGTGAGGGGGCGATGACCCAGCCGTTATTCTGCGTAGCGCCAGCGGCCTTGTCATGAGACACACACGCAGTTAGAAAAATAATACAATCCAAGGTCTCTAGCACACGTTGATTCTTACACAGGAGGAAATAGATCTGCAGCAGTTTGattcagagaaaataatttggTTTCTGAGTGTGCTGATTATCCCTGCCCGGCCCCCAAGAACACCGTGGTGGCTGGGTTTGTGCCACGCACACGCGCTCTCGGTTTTGCCTAGGTTTGTGCCTAGGACTATAAAGCGAGAAGACACCCTCCACCTTGCCCCTGCTTTACAATAGCTCCAGGCGCCTTCCTGTCTCCCCCCCCAGCCTGCGGGCGGGGGTCAGTCATGCTTGAGGCCGTTCTGGTGCTTGGGCTGCAGCGCCCGGGGCAGTTTTTGGTTGATGAAGAAAGTTTTAAGGAAGAGGTCTCTGATGACGGAGGGCAGATAATGGTGGATGAAGTAAATGAGCCACATGCCGGCCCCCGGGTAATAGCGCGCCGCTGGACTGGCAGAGATGAGGGCGTCCGTGATGCTGTTCACCACTGAACTCAAATCCTCGTTTGCAGTCTTCATGAATTTCACAAACTGCTTGTTGATCTCATGGATATAGTCCTCCCCGTAGGCCTGCAGCAGATCGGCAGGcaggctggccaggagctgctCCTTCTTCTCATGCCAGTAGGCAGGGTAGCAACTCGTACCTAGAACGAACCAAACAGCCTTAAGCCCTAGTCTCCCTGCTGCCTGGTTGCCCTGGCCCGGGGGAACGCAGAGAGCACAgcacctccctcctccagccagggcaTCCATGGCTAGCAAACCTAGGGAGGGAGCCAGCCCTCCTTCCAGCCGTGGGGACAAGAACTGGCCCCGCTGGCCTGTGCTCATGGCAGGATGGGGCGTCAGGCAGTGGTTCTCATCACATAATCCCTTCTAAGGGCCAGGCTGCCCAGTGAGCCACAGTCTGTCAGCAACACGAACACGCCCCCTGCTCGGGAATGGCCTCCGATTCTCAGGGgccatctacacagcaaaaatacCCTGCGGCCGCACGGCTCAGAGCCTGGGTCGATTGCCTCTGGCTtgcagggctcatgctacagggctaaaacCAGCAGTGTAGCTGCTGGGGCTGAAACGCAGGGAGTGGGTCAGCGCCCGGGGGGTCCAGCCCCGGGCTTTGttcagccctggagcatgagTCCCGCAAGCCCAAGGCAGTCAGCCCTGgctgagactcactgccagaGTTTTTtggctgtgtagacgtaccctctggaCACAAGTTGGTGACCCGTCCCCGCtggctagggccctaccaaagtcACAGTGCAGTTTGGTCAACTTCATGGTCATAGGAATTTAAAATTAGTCAGTGTCACGGTGTCACTGTCTACAcctgaaatttcagttttgtaaccatgggggtcctgacccaaaaggggtcACAAAGCTGCCGTGGGGCTCACTTCTGAGCTGCCGTCAGCCTTCATCCTCAGTCCTGGAGTCTCCACTACCTCAGTGCCCCCCGCATGCTGCCTCGGCCCGCACCTCATGGTGCCGGACCCTCTGTTATCATGGAAGGGTTCGTCAACACAGGACCCTTATTCCAGACTaagctggggtgtgaatttaCAGTAGAACTGCTACTCCAGAACAGCTCCATGTGCGGAAAAGTCCACCCTCCTCCTTTGGGCAATGCAGTGCAAGGCTTTTTAAAAGTAACTAGTGGCATCCCAGGTGCAGTCCTACCACCTGCTGACAttcccccagggctgtggctCACTGCACTTGCTGTCTCTGATCTAGCTGCAAGTTGCGGATCCCGGGGTTTCAGTTTTTTCCGTGAAACTCCctgcccaccgctgctctggtTCAATAACTGTTAAGTAACAGCATCATCATGACAGGGCGAGGCAAGCAGCACACGGACAACATGTGCCGATGACAACACCACATTGGCAGGAGTTGCTAACATCACTGAGGCCAGTAAAACCCCACAGCAGGCCCCAGAGGGACGAGACACATGGGCAGCAGGTAAAGTGAGAGTCAACTCACAAAAAGTTTGTTAAATAGCTGGGGGAATAATCCCAAACCTAGATACGCCCTGGGAAGCAGAACTGCTGAGACTTGGGGAGAGTAATTTAGACAGGATGTGGCAGACCAAAAGCACCACCTCATCCAGGAGCCAGCGCTGCTTAGTACCCCATCAAAACAGTGCAAGGAAAAGATCTCTGGCCCAGAGGGACACCACACAGCCAGGGAAGGATCCACCGGCTAAGTTAGTTCCATGATATTAAAGTCCCGTCTACCCTGCTGACCACAAGTGACCTGCCTCCCACGCTGGGACTGGCTGGGGTTTGAATAGCAAAATCTGTCCCTGTTGTGTTCCCCGGAAGTGGAGCAGAAAAAGCCCCATGCAGTTTTGGTCGGAATACGTGTCAATGAAGCCCCCCTCTGTACAGCTCCGGGGAGCGCCCAGCTGGCAGGTCTCCCCTCACAGAGAAATGCTCCTCTCTAACCCTGGGGTGTGAACAGGCCTGGAACGTGGGTTCGGTTCTGGGCACTTCAACGGGAAGAGGGTATTGCAGATAGTTCAGAGCAGGGCAACTGCCGTGACCGGGGCCGGAGGGACGTTAGCACAGGACCAGAAAAGAGCGAGGGTTGAACGCAGTGCGGTCAAGGGACAGCTAAGGCCAGACTTTTAGAGAGGCTCAGCATTGCACCCAGAGCCAGATTTTCtacagagctcagcacccagcagctcccgctGTTCTTACTGTGGCCACGAGGGGGGAATTCTGGCAGTCTTGCCCCTTAGGGTGGGTCTGTATTGGACAGTGTGCTCTGGGCAACCAGACACAGTACCGCTCATCACACAGAGCTCTCAGAAGGGAAGCAAATGACAGCTGGGTCTGGGCCATTAGAGAGTTCAGGGTTCTAGTCCTGGCCGTGCCTGAAGTGATCTTGAGAAATCTCTCCATGCTCTGACCTTTACCAAGAGGCGGATGGGGCTggtcctttcctcctctcctgtaTAGACAGAGGCTTTCGTTAACAAAGgcttgtgaaatgctcaggggaCAGCGGGAAAGGGGCATCTTCCCACACAGCAGCTTTTCGGAGCCGGGCGTCACTCCCACCGAGTGTGTGGTGTTCCCCAAGACACAGGCCCTTGTGACCAACCTGCCCAATGCAGCACGTGTCCCCCCACAGCACAGCCCGGCTGGCAGGCGAGGGGTGCTCACTTACCAGTTTTGAAGTAGCCGGGTAGGATCACGCTCACTTTGAccccccagggctccagctcgCTTCGGAACGTGTCCATGAGGAGGGTGAGGGCAGCTTTCGAGGCCCCGTACGCTGCTAAACAAGGGTACGGCATGTCGCCTTGGGGAGAAGAAAACACACGGGCCGTTGCTGTGGGGACACAACTATTTGCAAGACAGCACAACAGTATCAGAATCCCTGGGGCACGGTCCTGTGTGGTCCAGCACTTCCAGCCCAGCTAGGCACGTCCTCTCCAAGAGACACACGGGATGAAACTCAGGACTGTCACAGCCGAGACCGAGTTTGAGTCCTCACTCCGCCTCTAGCTGAGAGCACCTCTGCCCCggccccgcagcccccactgacTTCTGTCTAGAACAACGGGCTAGTGTCATGATATCACTTCTCCTCCCTAGAGACCTCCATGGCTTTGGAGCTAGTTACCGAAAGCTGCGCCACTTGCTCAAGGCGGCGAGCTCCTGGAACAGTTCCACTCCCCAGAGAGGATGGACCCACCAGCCTCCAGGGGGAGACGcgtgggagcaggggtgggaagttCTTGGCAAGTAGCACAAGGCTACGGACCTGCCTCCTGGGGGAGGGACCCACCCCAGtgcttggaactctgccttcagAACAAGATGCAAACCTCACAATGGCAACTGGGGAAGAGGGAGCGcccagcaaaaataaaaacattcagcAGTTTTCTGGGCATGAAGGAGGCAGCTAGCCCCCTTGCTGGACCCTTCGCTGGGTTTGCTGCTTGGCATGCTCAGATGCTGCAgccacagtagggtgaccaggtgtccggtttttgactggaacacccgaCCGAAAAGGGACCCCGGTGGCTCTGTTCAGCACCACCGACCGGGCCGTTAACAGTCCAGTTGGCAGTGTTGCAGGGTTAGGCAGGCTAGTCCCACCCTGTCCTGACTCCGCGCTGcgcccagaagcagccagcatgcctggctcctaggcgggggcagaacggggccaatgggagctgcaagggtggtgACTGCGGATAAGGGAGCGTGCAGAGCCGCCTGcagtgcctccgcctaggagccagacctgctggctgcttctgggacaTAGCACAGAGTCAGGACAGACAGGAAGCTTGTCTTAGACCCCTcgctgcaccgctgaccaggagACATCCGAGGTaagccctgcctcagcccccaccaagccagagccccctcctacaccccaaacccctcatccccgaccccaccccagagccagcacccccagctggagccctcatcccctcccgccctagcccagagccccctcctacaccccaaacacctcatccccaaccccaacccagagccagcacccccagctggagccctcaccccctcacacaccccacacccctgccttagcccagagccccctcctgcaccccaaaccactcatccccgaccccaccccagagccagcacccccagctggagccctcaccccctcccgccctagcccagagccccctcctccactccaaaccactcctccctggccccaccctagagcctgtgcccccagccagagcctccacctgtaccccaactcccctgtcctagcccagagcccccctccaccaccctgaACCCCTTCTCCCCTcgtcccagcctggaaccccctcctgcaccccaaacccctcagccgcACCCCAAAttagaaccctcaccccctctgcaccccaaccctctgccccaacccagtgaaagtgaatgagggtggaggagagcgagccactgagggagggggaatgtagtgagcagggggcgtggcctcagggaaggggcggggctagggtgttcagttttgtgcaattagaacaggggttggtaacctttcacaagtgctgtgccgagtcttcatttattcactctaatttcaggtttcgcgtgccggtaatgcatttgaatgtttttagaaggtctctttctataagtctataatatgtaactaaactattgttgtatgtaaagtaaataaggtttttaaaatgttgaagaagcttcttttaaaattaaattaaaatgcagagccccccggaccgatggccaggactcgggcagcgtgaatgccactgaaaaatcaactcccatgccgccttcggcacctgtgccatgggttgcctacccctggattagaaATTTGACAACCCTAGGCCACAGGTGCCAAATCAAACGTACATTACCGGGGATTGGTAGCTACTAGCTGAGGCCAGTATGAAAGATACTGGGACCCTAGTGAGAAGCTCACCACCAAATCTGCCTCCCAGGCACCTAGGAGAATGGTGCATGTTTGGTTTGGTTCAGGGCTATTATATGGGATAACTCCTGCTTTTGGCCCATAGGCTGATAGCAAGTCCCTGGGTGTGAACTGGGGGAAATACATGGCACATGTCAActtctgggagaaaaaaaatccaaatccaaaatatttcaaattccaACGTGCTGCCTCGgtgcctcctgggagttgtagtgtGGGCAACTCGTGCTCCTGTTCTTTATAAGTCAGGCTCCCTGGGTCAGACTATATAGCCCATAACACACCATCCTCTCTTGTGGGTGGGATGGTGGATCGTTAGTCACATGGCTGCTGTGTTTCAGGGCAGACGAAGTCTGGCTGGGGTGCCTGGCCCACAGAGAACAGGGACATGGGCAGAGTTGAAATTCAGCCGGAGCTGTCCAGAGCAGAGCTCCGGTCAATATTTCCAAGCCCAATGGAGTTTTCATAGCATGTTGGccgagtgtgtgtggggggaggagggggcggctTTGGGAAATACtctatgagaatttaagccctggacATCAGGTAACCAAACTACAGCTCCTGTGaaacctctgtctgccagaagctggacgTGGATCATTTGCCAAttgcctgttctgctcattccctcggaagcacctggctttggccactgttggaagagagggtacagggctagctggaccattgggctgacccagtatggccgctcttatgagACACTATGGCCCggtccccacccagccccacttcttccccaccGGGCGGGGACTGGGTCTTTACCTGCCGGGCTGCTGACGGTCACAATCCTGCCCCGGGCGGAgcggagcaggggcagcagcGCCTTGGTGAGCTCCAGCGTACCGAAGAAGTTCACATCCATGCAGGCGCGGAATTTGCAGAGCGGGGAGAGCTCGGCATCAGCGATGGTGTCGTCGAAGCCCGCGTTGTTCACCAAACCCCAGAGCCCTGCGGGGAGGGGCCCGGAGAAAGTGAGCACCAGCAGGATGTAGGCACGGGAGCGGCATGGCCTGACATGACTCACCGTTCAAATGCCTGGAAAGCCTGTGCCCATCGGGGATGCTTAGGGAGCTCAGTTCTACCCTGAGGCAGGGAGCGGACCCAGCATGATCCATGAGCGatccccagggcaggaggggacAGAGGTTCAGAGCCAGCCATAGATCGTTTCCATGCACCTCCCAAGGGTGAGGGGAGAGCTGAGTTGGGGGCATAGCCACtgccaggaaggagggggagaaaccACCACCAGACTCCTGTGCTTATCCTGATGGGAGGCTGTGGGTGCAGCCTGGGCACCGTAACCAGAAGgggccggtctggggtcctgctCCACAGGCTGAGGTCACCGAGTGAAGTTGCTCGCGATGGGCTGCCCCCGGCGTTCTGATACGGATGGATGCGCCCGGAAGCCAAGACTCCTACCTGTGCTCGCCGTCTGGGGCTGGATGAGCTGCTGGGCTTTCCAGATATCTTCCGGCTTGGTCAGGTCCATCTGCAGCAGCGTGAGGCTTGGCGAGCAGCGCTGCCGGAGCTCCTGGGCACCAGCGCTCTCCAGGTTCAGCACGCTCGCAAACACCTTAAAGCCCATGGAATCCAAGTGATGCGCGGCCTGCTTTCCAAACCCAGAATCGCACCCTGCAAAAGCCCAGAGAAGACTTAGAGAGAGCCAGGGTGCCAAGTGCTGCCCACTGCCTACaacccagcccagctgcagcctctgcaTCCTGAGCTCTGGGAAACAGACaggcacacacaccccctccccagccgggACGACACCCTGAAAGGGCAGCCAGGATTATCTGTGTCGAGGAGTTTGGGGGTGGTATGAAGCCATGGCAGCTAGATCGACACCACATGCTCCCCCTACACATAGAGGAAAGGTAACTAAGTCACTCCCCACCAGGCACAGCCGAGGATCTAGCCCAGAGGGGGACACATGCAGAGACCCTCTGCTGGAGCAGCACATGTGCACCTTGCGAGCAGGGGGCCAGGATCTACTTCATGGGGATTTCATAGCAACAATAAAATCTTTCATGAGAACCACTCAAAGGGCCTTTGAAAGGTGGGTAAGTCTAGTTTGTAGATGGGCACAGGCAGGCCCAGTGACTTGCCAGGTTGTCACAGGGAGCTGGTGATTGAGGGGCAGAGGGGGTCTCTAGCTGTTAAGCTGACCCCCCATTAATTACAGCAAAGAATGGCACCACACAGTCCAGAGTCAGGCGGCGAACCCAGGCGCCCGACTCCCAGTCTGTTCATCAagcgcagcagcagctcccagtcgAGTGCCAGCAGTGACTGGGAGGCCAGCTGGGAGACTGGGCAGCCAGCGCGGGGGAGGTATGTTTTTAATCCCATGTACACCGCACCCCAGAGACCCAACTGCTTTCACAGGTCTCAAATGGAGTGTCTAGATAGAGTTTCTGGTCCCGGGTTAACCTGAGAGAAGTAGTACAACTGGAAATGCTCCCGGAGACGtttcagatgtgtgtgtgtgtcacccatAGCTAGGAGTGTGCCTACGGCATGCAAGTGCTGGTACGTGGGGCTGGCAAAGCACTCCTGCTGCGACTGCAACTACCGTGACAAAACTGCGCTACATATTGGTATAGTACAACTCCGAGCAAAACAAGCTATCCCCAGAAAAGGGCAGCTTCCCCACCTAACTCCATTTACACTCTGGGCTTTTGCTGATCAGGACTCAGACCTCTTCGCACCCCAACCACCACAGCTCTTCTGGCAGAAGACGTGGCCTTAATTAAGgccttagggctagtctacactggcaacgctagAGCTAAAGGAAGTGTTGCTGACTTTTATTGTTAGTCTTGTGAGATTTGGCACATGTCacaaagccccagcttctggagtcaggtgattatgtgagaatctctctttttttcttttttaaatgagtttctagccctcatggttgtgtgAAAATGTGACTTGAAAAGCCAGATGATGAATTAAAAGAATCTCaaatgtccacatttttaaaCCCTCCTGACTTTGTAGCCAACCTCTGAGTGGTGAATGCATGGGGCTGGGAGTGCTGAGTAGGGAATGCGGTGCCAGCAGGAGCCAGCCCAGGACAGGGTGCTAGATCTGACAAGCGGTATCATCT harbors:
- the HSD11B2 gene encoding 11-beta-hydroxysteroid dehydrogenase type 2, which gives rise to MERWVYGSLWLLFAGSLLLRLCRCQLLLTRALLHLGLLVLLQYLCQVCLPLPLGATLTAAGCLALGCVTQRRRLSVVGKAVFITGCDSGFGKQAAHHLDSMGFKVFASVLNLESAGAQELRQRCSPSLTLLQMDLTKPEDIWKAQQLIQPQTASTGLWGLVNNAGFDDTIADAELSPLCKFRACMDVNFFGTLELTKALLPLLRSARGRIVTVSSPAGDMPYPCLAAYGASKAALTLLMDTFRSELEPWGVKVSVILPGYFKTGTSCYPAYWHEKKEQLLASLPADLLQAYGEDYIHEINKQFVKFMKTANEDLSSVVNSITDALISASPAARYYPGAGMWLIYFIHHYLPSVIRDLFLKTFFINQKLPRALQPKHQNGLKHD